The following are from one region of the Cyanobium gracile PCC 6307 genome:
- a CDS encoding glycosyltransferase family 2 protein has translation MARLPWAVLLLTLLGARYLGWRFSASLNLATPLAASLSILTLAAELVLLAGFFLQLWFTLLPERPAPPAGPIPTPVPSVDVLVPSCGEPAELVERCLRGCLAMDYPSHTVWLLDDSDRPELAELCDRLGCRYVARQEHAHAKAGNLNHGLRHCIGELVAVFDADVVPLQPFLRRTVGLFADPTVGFVQTPQSYMNADPVMRNLRLERWLLPDEESFYRWIQPTRQNLNAVVCAGTSFVMRREALERVGGFETATPSEDLATGIRITAAGYRNHYLSEKLSAGLAPFTAAAMTRQRCRWGSGSLQTLRTGADPLRIPGLSPLQRLAYSEGILHWFTFPAQLVLLCTPLSLGLLGIAPILFSGNALLTVAMPFVFSQLLLTRWLSGHARAALLPELYRWIFLVPICAAVVATALGRPRRFRVTPKAVVGRDSGPDAGLLLPLLALLALQLVALWNLAPGRLPLIAGQEGLVPVSAATVGVVLGWSLLNGLLLLLAIRSCWDRPHRDGVPWFALSLPVRLRHSDGTVHGRLRAVSATGAELGLERAEDGPVLQAADSLSLEGLVPGVALPFLAMAREAGAIGGVWGPLTPPQRDQLETLLYRREGLWPTLRAPFELRTLPLVLLRTLQRVEPESWFRRSLIPQLPPLVGLPLPRRADLPAQAAAPDPAR, from the coding sequence ATGGCACGCCTGCCCTGGGCCGTCCTGCTGCTGACACTGCTGGGGGCCCGGTATCTGGGCTGGCGCTTCAGTGCCAGCCTCAACCTGGCCACGCCCCTGGCCGCCAGCCTCAGCATCCTCACCCTGGCGGCCGAACTGGTGCTGCTGGCCGGATTCTTCCTGCAGCTCTGGTTCACGCTCCTGCCCGAACGGCCGGCGCCCCCCGCGGGTCCGATCCCCACCCCCGTCCCGTCGGTCGACGTGCTCGTGCCCAGCTGCGGCGAACCGGCCGAGCTGGTGGAGCGCTGCCTGCGGGGCTGTCTGGCGATGGACTACCCCAGCCACACGGTCTGGCTGCTCGACGACAGCGACCGACCGGAGCTGGCGGAACTCTGCGACCGCCTCGGCTGCCGCTACGTTGCCAGGCAGGAGCACGCACACGCGAAGGCCGGCAACCTCAACCACGGACTGCGTCACTGCATAGGGGAGCTGGTGGCGGTCTTCGACGCCGACGTCGTCCCCCTGCAACCCTTCCTGCGCCGCACGGTCGGCCTGTTCGCCGACCCGACCGTGGGTTTCGTGCAGACCCCCCAGAGCTACATGAACGCCGATCCGGTGATGCGCAACCTGCGCCTGGAGCGCTGGCTGCTGCCGGACGAGGAAAGCTTCTACCGCTGGATCCAGCCCACCCGCCAGAACCTCAATGCCGTGGTCTGCGCCGGCACCTCCTTCGTCATGCGGCGCGAGGCGCTCGAGCGAGTCGGCGGCTTCGAGACGGCCACCCCATCGGAGGACCTGGCCACCGGCATCCGGATCACCGCCGCCGGTTACCGCAACCATTACCTCTCTGAGAAGCTGAGCGCCGGCCTGGCCCCCTTCACGGCCGCGGCCATGACGCGGCAGCGCTGCCGCTGGGGCAGCGGCTCCCTCCAGACCCTGCGCACGGGAGCCGATCCGCTGCGGATCCCGGGGCTCAGCCCCTTGCAGCGGCTCGCCTACAGCGAAGGCATCCTGCACTGGTTCACCTTCCCCGCCCAGCTGGTGCTGCTCTGCACGCCGCTCAGCCTCGGCCTGCTGGGCATCGCTCCGATCCTCTTCAGCGGCAATGCCCTGCTCACGGTCGCCATGCCGTTCGTGTTCAGCCAGCTGCTGCTCACCCGCTGGCTGAGCGGCCACGCCCGGGCCGCGCTCCTGCCGGAGCTGTACCGCTGGATCTTCCTGGTGCCGATCTGTGCCGCCGTGGTCGCCACGGCCCTGGGCCGGCCGCGGCGGTTCCGGGTCACGCCGAAGGCGGTGGTCGGCCGGGACTCAGGCCCGGATGCGGGCCTGCTGCTGCCGCTGCTGGCACTGCTGGCCCTGCAGCTGGTGGCGCTCTGGAACCTGGCGCCGGGTCGGCTGCCACTGATTGCCGGCCAGGAGGGGCTGGTGCCGGTCTCGGCCGCCACGGTCGGGGTGGTGCTGGGCTGGAGCCTGCTCAACGGCCTGCTGCTGCTGCTGGCGATCCGCAGCTGCTGGGATCGGCCCCACCGGGATGGGGTTCCCTGGTTCGCCCTGTCCCTGCCGGTGCGGCTCCGGCACAGCGACGGGACCGTGCATGGGCGCCTGCGGGCCGTCAGCGCCACGGGCGCCGAACTCGGCCTGGAGAGGGCAGAGGACGGGCCGGTGCTACAGGCGGCCGACAGCCTCAGCCTGGAGGGTCTGGTGCCCGGTGTTGCGCTGCCGTTCCTGGCGATGGCCCGGGAGGCCGGTGCCATCGGCGGGGTCTGGGGGCCGCTCACCCCGCCGCAGCGCGACCAGCTGGAGACCCTCCTCTACCGACGCGAGGGGCTGTGGCCCACCCTGCGGGCCCCCTTCGAGCTCCGCACCCTGCCCCTGGTGCTGCTGCGCACGCTGCAGCGGGTGGAACCAGAAAGCTGGTTCCGCCGCAGTCTCATTCCCCAGCTTCCACCGCTGGTGGGGCTGCCGCTCCCCAGGCGTGCAGACCTTCCAGCACAGGCAGCAGCGCCCGACCCCGCTCGCTGA